A region of the Methanobacterium sp. Maddingley MBC34 genome:
TAGGTGTGATGAATTTTTCCTCAAAATGTTGAACAATTTCTTCCAGGATTAGGCCTTCATCGAATATCATGTAACTTAAAACACCGTCCAGGGCTGCCATCAGGGTTATGGCACTGGTACGTACATTGTGTTCTTTGAATTCACCTCTGTGGATTCCCCTGGTGAATACGCCTTCAAAAAACGCCATATAATCTATGGTGTACTGCTGGTAGTACTTTAACAACTCTGGTTTTTCCAGCATTTTTGCAATTGAAAGGAACAGGAAGGCAGTTTCTTTGGGATGTTCCAGCCAGTAACGAATGTAGTTTTCTATGTAGTGTAGGATTCCCTCTTTAACTGAAGTGGATTCTGAAGCAGAGGTCATTATTTCCTGGACTTTATCGCTTATTTTTTCATTGGCAAAGATCAGCACCATGTCTTTGCTTGGGAAGTAATGGTAGAGTCCACCTTTACTCACACCTGCTTTATGGGCAATATCATCCATCGTAGTATTTTCGTAACCTTTTTCCAGGAAAACTTCAATAGCTGCCTGTGTTATCTCATTTATTCTTTCTTCCCGGGGTTTTCTTGGAACCATCATACCCTCCTACAAACCGACCGTCGGTTTGTTATTTTTTATTGAAACTCATGTAATATAAACATACCTCTCCCCAATATCCATTCCCAAAAACATGGCACATAATGGCAGAATTTTAAAAAATAGGACTGATGATAAACTAAATAAAAAAGGTAATGAAAATTAAATAAAAAAGTTAAATTATACCAGTAATGCCCAGTATTCCCATTATGAGTCCTGCAGCTACTCCTAAAAGAGCCACTGCCATTATGGCTTTGCTCGGGTATTTGTAGGTGAAAAATCCCAGTAAACCGAAATTACAGAACAGGAAAAACTGCCATGGATCATTGGCGGTGAATCCAGTGAATCCCAGAAACCCCATGAATCCTAAAAATCCCAACATCCAGTATTGTTCTTCATTTTCTTTTACCATCAACATCCATCCTCAAGTTCTAAAACCAATTATTATGTGCATGTAATGCTATACTAATACCATAACATAAAAATTTGATTAAATACCCAAATAGCCGGGGTTTACATGGATGAAAAGAGAAAGGGAAAAGTTCTGCTGGTGGGGGCCGAAGATGAAGAAAACTTAGCCATCAGATATCTGGGAGCGGAACTCCAGGAAAAAGGACATAACGCCAGAATTGTCCCCTGCTCAAATAATAATGATTTTTCAGGAGTTTTAAAAGAATTAAAATCTTTCCATCCCGATTTAGTGGCGGTTTCAATGGCCTTCCAGTCCCTGGCACCCATGTTCCTGGAACTTATCCATAAAATAAAAGAAACCCAGCCCCAAGTCCATGTGACTGTGGGAGGGCATTTTCCCACCTTTGAATTTGAAAAATTATTAGAATATGAAACTATTGACTCAGTAATTCGTTTTGAAGGAGAACAGTCCATTGTAGAACTTACAGATGCCCTGGTGAATGATAAAAGTTCATTTAATAAACTTAAATTAGATACAAACTCATTAAATATCCCTAAAAACTTATCAAATATCCCAAATTTAGATACAAACTTATCAAAAATTCCTAATTTAGCCTATAAATCAACTGTAGATAACTCAACCATAAAAGAAACCCCCATCATTGCTGAATTCCCTGATTTGGACGATTTACCATTCCCACTGCGTAATAAAAAACCCCATACTCGTTTGGGTGAGAGATTTGCCACCCTCATCACCAGTCGAGGATGTTTCCATTCTCGTTGTATTTACTGCTGCATTGGCGCATTCCATAAGCAGAAAACAGTGCTCCCCTATTCATTAAGATCTCCGGAAAATGTTGCCAGG
Encoded here:
- a CDS encoding transcriptional regulator (PFAM: Bacterial regulatory proteins, tetR family; QacR-like protein, C-terminal region), with the protein product MVPRKPREERINEITQAAIEVFLEKGYENTTMDDIAHKAGVSKGGLYHYFPSKDMVLIFANEKISDKVQEIMTSASESTSVKEGILHYIENYIRYWLEHPKETAFLFLSIAKMLEKPELLKYYQQYTIDYMAFFEGVFTRGIHRGEFKEHNVRTSAITLMAALDGVLSYMIFDEGLILEEIVQHFEEKFITPIEI